The DNA region CGGTCTACGATATTTCAGGCCGCTGCGGGGTATTTGCCAAAACCGATATCCAGCCCCTGTTGAACCAGGGGGGATTGCCCGAGGATATCGCCCTTTCCGCCTTTCACGCCATTGTAAAGCAAACCATAGGGGGCCTTGCCCAGGGGCTGGAACTCAAGCCCCCCATTATCTTTGAAGGGGGGCCCCTGACCTTTAACCCCACCCTGATCCGGGTATTTGCCGAACGGCTGGGCTTGAAGCCGGCGGATATTATCCGCCCTGAAAACCCCGAAACCTTGATAGCCTATGGTACCGCCCTTTCTTTGGACGAGATGTTTGCCGACTCCCCCCTGGTATTTCATGTGGAGAAGGCCCTTATGGCGCTGGTTCATTTTCGGGAGAGGATCAGCGCCGAAGTTCCGGTAAAGAAGAGCCAGTATTTTGCTTCCCCCGGGGAGCGCATGGTCTTTGAGGAACGGCATAAACTTCCGCCGCCGCCCCGAGCGGATTTTAAAAAAGGGGATAAGCTGCGGGTGTATTTGGGGATTGACGCAGGTTCCACCACCTCAAAATTTGTGCTCCTGGATGAGCATGAAAATGTGGTTGACAGCTTCTATTCCAATAACCAGGGCGAACCCCTGCGGGTTATAAAAAAAGCCCTGGTGGATTTGAAAAAGCGATATGATGATATGGGGGTTGCCCTGGAAATAATCGCCCTGGGTACCACTGGCTATGGGGAACTGCTCTTTGACAAGGCCTTTGGCGCGGATTACCACACCGTGGAAACCGTGGCCCATGCAGAGGCGGCCCAGAAGTATATGGACAGGGTCAGCTTCATCCTGGACATAGGCGGCCAGGATATGAAGGCCATTACCATCGCCGACGGTATTGTTACCAATATTACCCTCAACGAAGCCTGCTCCTCAGGCTGCGGTTCCTTCCTGGAAACTTTTGCCTCCAACCTGAATATCCCGGTGAATAAAATTGCCGATGCAGCCTTTAACGCGAAAAACCCGGCGGAACTGGGGAGCCGCTGTACGGTGTTTATGAACAGCACTATTATTACGGAGCAGAAAAACGGCAAGCAGGCGGATGATATTATGGCCGGGCTTTGCCGCTCAATAATAGAAAATGTGTTTACCAAGGTTATCCGTATATCAAACTTTAGCGGCCTGGGCGACAAGATCGTTGTGCAGGGGGGTACCTTTAAAAACAATGCGGTGCTCCGCGCCCTGGAACAGTATCTGGAAAAGCCGGTGATCCGCGCCCCCTATCCGGGGGAGATGGGGGCCATCGGTATCGCCCTGCTTACAAAAAAACATATTACCGAAAATGGCTTTACGTCTCCCCACGGGACTGCAGGCAGGACCCGCTTTATCGGCCTGGAGGCCATGGCGGGTTTTGACTATACCCAGCAAACCAATGTAAAGTGTAATTTTTGTACCAACAACTGTAACCGTACCCTGGTTACCTTTTCTTACGGCAATTCTGCAGGACCGGCGTCCGGCGAAGCTCAGGCGACTACCTGGATTACCGGGAACCGCTGCGAGCGGGGGGAGGTAATCGGCAGCATGGATGATAGCGTCATCAGGGAACGGATCAAACAGATCAACACCCGGATGGATGAGGTTCCGGATATGATTAAATTCCGGGAAAAACTTCTCTTTCGGGATTATCCCTTTACCCTTGCCTGCCCCGAGAGGAATATTACCATCGGCCTTCCCCGGGCTCTGGATTTCTGGCGTACCATGCCCTTCTTTACGGTTTTTTTCCGGGCCCTGGGTTTTAATATTAAGGTCTCTAATCCCAGCTCAAAAAAACTGTTTGAAAAGGGGCTTCAGTCTGTGGCTTCGGACACGGTCTGTTTCCCTGCAAAACTCGTTCATGGGCATATCCACGATCTGATCGAAAGTAAAGTTGACCGGATTTTTCTGCCCCTCTTTTCCCATCTTCCCCCGGACAACCCCGAGCCCCTCAGTACCTATACCTGCCCAGTGCTCAAGGGTTACCCCTTGGTGGTAAAATATTCCGATGATCCCCAGCGTAACTGGAACATCCCCCTGGATTCGCCGGTATTCCACTGGTTTAAACAGGCGGACCGGGACCATCAGCTTTGCCGGTACATGCAGAAGACATACGGCATTCCTCGGGAAATCGTCCTCAAGGCTATTGCCCAGGGGGATGAGGCCCTGGAAACTTTTAATACAGAACTGGTTGCAGAGGGAGCGCGTATTATTGAGGAAGTTGAAAGGGAAGGGAAATTCGCGGTGGTTATTACCGGGCGGCATTATCAGTTCGATGAACTGGTCAACCACCAGTTGTCCCGCTATTTCACTAACTGGGGCATTCCGGTCATTACCGTGGACGCCCTTTCCGGATTGAAGGAAGTGGACCTTTCCAGGACCATGCTGGACATTAATAACAGTAACCATGCGCGGCTCCTTTCCGGGGCCATTCTTACCGCCCGGCATCCTGCCCTGGAGTATGTGCAGATCTTCAGTTTTGGTTGCGGCCACGATGCGATTTACACCGATGAGGTAACCCGTCTGATGAAGGAAATTTCCGGGAAAGCGCCGCTTATACTAAAGCTGGATGAAAGCGAAGTGGCGGGCCCCTTGCGGATACGGGTACGCTCCTTTATCGAAACCGTCCAGGCCAGGCGCGAGCGTGAAACAGGCAGGATGGAAGTTAAGCCCCTGCGGGATCCCTATCCGGTTAAATTTACTAAAAAGAACAAAGACAAAATTTTTCTGATACCCAATGTAAGCCGGGCCTTCTGCAAGGTCATGTCCGCAGCAATCGGAAAGCAGGGCTTCAAGGTTGCCCCCCTTCCCATGGGCGGCAAGGAAGCTATTCAGCTGGGCAAGAAATATGTACACAACGATAGTTGTTTTCCTGCCCAGATGCTCATCGGGGAAGCCCTGGCGGTTTTGAAAAGCGGGGAGTACAACCCCGATGAGGTGGTTGTGGGTACCGGAAAAACCTACTGCGATTGCCGCTTGGTGAATTATATGGTCCTTACCCGGAAAGCCCTGGACGATGCGGGATACCCCCAGGTGCCTATCTATTCCACGGACATCCACGATCTGAAAAACATCCATCCCGGTTTTAAGCTGAGCGAACTATCCTTTGCCCGGGCTGGCTGGACCCTGGTGATGGTGGAGATCCTGGAAAATCTGCGCCGAAAGATCCGCCCCTACGAGTTTGAAAAAGGGGAGACCGACCGGGTTTTTGAAATTTCGGTGGATAGGATTACTGAGGCTCTGTACCGGGGGGGTATGCTGAGCGCCCTCTGGGCCTATAGAAAGGCTATAAAAGCCATCCGGGCCATCCGCTACGACAGAACCGTACGGAAACCCCTGGTTTTTATCACCGGGGAATACCTTCTGACCTATCATGCGGGTTCAAATTATTATATTGAAGACTACCTTGAAAAGAACGACATGGAAGTGGAGCTTCCCCGGATGAACGATATATACCGGAATCTCATGCTCATGCACATCATTTCAAAGTTTAAGGATTACCAGGTTATCTATTCCAAGTTTGAAATGCTGCGGGCCTTTGCGGGGGACAAGTTTTTTGATATTGCCCAGCGGATAATGGAGCTGTCGGCCCGTAAACATCCCCTGTATGAGCCTGCCCTGCAACTGCCTGAACTGGCAAAGTATAGCGATCCTTTCATCGACCGTTCAATTTGTTCCGGTGAGTCCTTCCTCATGGCCGCAGATATACTGCACCGCGCATCCGAGGGGGTAAAGAGCTTCATACTGCTCCAGCCCTTCGGCTGCCTACCTAACCATTTTGCGGGCCGGGGCATTGTAAAACGCATTAAAGAAGAGTATCCGGGCATACAGATACTGGCCCTGGATTATGATCCCGATACCAGCTTTGCGAACATAGAAAACCGTTTGCAGATGCTGATCATGAACACCCGGATTGCCTAAAATGGATAGTATCCTTAGCCTGGACCCAAAATCCCTGGTATTTGCCTTTTTTTTCTTTTCCTTCAGCGGCTGGGTAGGGGAAACCATCATGGAATCCCTGGTCCGCAAGCGGTTTGTTAGTAAAGGTTTTTTTAAGGGGCCCTGGGTCCCGGTACACGGTGTCGGTGGCTTTGCGGTGTATGCCGCAGGTTTTCCCCTTAAGGCCCGCCCTATTCTGTTGTTTATCACCAGTACCCTCCTGTGTACCGCCGTAGAGTACTTGGCGGCCCTGCTTCTGGAAAAGGTCTTTAATAAAAAATGCTGGGATTATGATACCTATCCTTTTACCTGGTGGTGTCATTATAAAAAGCGCATAGCCCTGACTACATCCCTGTTCTTCGGCCTGGTAGCTTTAGTCCTGGTATACTTTTATTGGGACCTGGCTATGGATATTGCCCGGTTCATCGGCCCCCAAGCGCTTTTCATCATCGATCTGGTTCTTGTGACAGTATTTCTTGTGGATGCGTTTTTTACTATTAGAAAATATATTAAAAATAAAATTGCGGGGATAGAGAATCCTATAGATGGGCTGCTGTGAAAGATATTGTACTCTTTGGAAGTATTGCAAAAGAAATTCTCGAACATCCGGTATTTTCGGAATCCAAGGGATTTATCCAGCACGGCAGGATCTCGGTCTACGAGCACAGTCTTGATGTGGCGAAACTGAGTTTCAGCATGGGCGAGTTTTTTAAGATAGCCGACAAGGAGAGTCTGGTCAGGGGCGCCCTGCTCCACGATTTTTTTTTATACGACTGGCACAAGCCTGAAAAGATGTGGTCCCCACACGGCTGGACCCACCCGGTGGTTGCCGCAGAAAACGGCAGAAAATATTTTAACATATCCGATAAAGAGGCGTCCATAATCAGGACCCACATGTGGCCCTATACCCTGCTGCACCCGCCCCAGTACCGGGAAGGCTGGATAGTCTGCATCGCTGACAAGATATGCTCCGCCTTAGAAACCCTGTGCCGGTGGAGACGTTCTGCCGTTTGATCAGGAACTAAGCGTCTGGGCGCCAACCAACGGCACGCGAAACATTGAGCGCGTTGAAGAACTAATGCGCCAAGGCGTGGGCCCCAAAAATGTCACAACTAAGACGTAGCCATTTGGGCCCGCAGTTTTTTCATCTCAAAAAGGATCATAATGCTGGTAGCCACGAATGAAACCCCGTCCGCTACCGGCGCTGCCGCTACGATCCCCCAGAGACCCCAGATTCTCCCAAAGATGAAAATGCAGGGGATAAGGGCGAGACATTGCCTGAGCATGGATAGAATGATTGATGTTCTCGGCCTGCCGGTTACCACAAAGAAATTGGCAGATATTATCTGAAAGCCGTTCAGGGGCAAGAGGAGCATCATTACCCGCATGGCCCAGGGGGTAAAACGCAGAAGCGCGGGGCTGCCGATTGGGGCGAAGAGTTTTACCAGTTGTAGGGGGAACAGTTCCGTCATGGCAAAGCCCAGGACGCAGATGACGGTGGCTACCACCACCGCCGCGCGATAGGCCTTGAAAACCCGGTCAAACTTTTTTGCTCCGTAGTTGAATCCCAGAATGGGCTGGGCGCCCTGGCTGATGCCGAAGACAGGCATGAGGATCAGCATGGCCATGGAGCCGTTGATGTTCATCCCCGACAGGGCAATATCCCCGCCGTTGGACACCCCCAGGGATGCAACCCCATACCTGCCCACGCTGGTATTGTAGATCAGTTGGACGGCGGACATGACAAACTGGAGGAAAAACTGGGCGGACCCGAAAGCCATAATCTGGGTCACTATCCCGGGAGATGGCTTAAAGCTGCGCGGGGAACTGCGTTGCAAGAGGCGAAGCCTGAGCCGGATAACCGCCTTTTTGCTGAAGCTGAAGGCGAGTATCCAGATAGCCTGTGCAAGCTGGGCGATGATTGTCGCCCAAGCGGCGCCATCCACTCCCCAGCGAAAGACAAAGATTAAGAGTGGGTCCAGGATGAAGTTAATCCCCGCTCCGATAAACATACTTATCATGGAGATGGCGGGGAAACCCTGGGCCCGGGTACAGTGGGAGAAGCCAAAACCTACAGAGAGGAACACCTGTCCATAGAGGATTATCAGGTAATAAGAGCGGGCATAGGGCAGGGAGGCGCTTCCCTGCTGGGCTCCTAAAATCGAAAGAAGCGGATCCAGGAAGATCAGCTGCAGGGCCATAAGAATTATCCCCGAAATCAGGAGGAGCCAGAAACAGTGGTTCAGGGCGTTTTCAGCTTCCGACTTCCGGCCCTGGCCCAGGCGCATGGAGATCATATTTGCGGCGCCGACCCCAAAAAGCATAGCAAAAGCCATACTGACGGTCATCAGGGGCATAACCAGGGAAAGGCCTCCCAGGGCCATTTCATTTACCCACCGTCCGACAAAGATCCGGTCCACCACATTATACAGGGCGTTAACGATCATCCCGGTAATCGCCGGAATGGAAAACCGGAGCAGCAGCTTGCCTACCCCATCAGTTCCCAGCCGTTCCGCAGCATCGGCCTGGATACTGGGATTTCCGGGGACATTATCATTTGCAAGATCAGACATAAAATAGTTTCTCATATATATGAATATTTATACAAGCCTTTTTTTGTATTTTCTAATGAAAAATATTGTAACAATTTTATAAAATCTGTGTTAAAATAAGAAATTAGTTTACAGTCTTCCGCGGGGGAAGAAAATTAGGAGTGGAATATGAAAAAAATGGCGTTTCTTCTTTTAATGGCGGGCTTGGCCCTGTCTTTGTATGCTCAGAGCAAGATTCCTGAATACCGCTTTGCTTCGGGTAGTTGGAAATTTACCGGGGACCGTCTTTACCAGAGCGATTCCCGCGCCCGGCTTGCCAAGGTCAATTTTCGGGTTCCCCAGAGCGGCGCCATGGAGTACGAATTCAATATTCGCTATGAAGGGGGCGCCGAGGACGGCCATGGCGGGTTTGGGGTCCATGTTTTTTCGGATACCTCCTACAATGGCGCTTCCTGGGGCTGCGGCCGCTCCTACCTGCTCTGGCTTAACTACGACGAACATCCCATAAGCCGGGATATTCCCGCCGGCCTAAGCGCCCAAATTTACCGCAGTTATACCAATTCCCGGATGGACCTTATCCAAAGCATCAGTCTGAAGGATTATGAGCAATACCTCACCGCTGAAAACCTTGGCCAGCCTGTCTCCTTCAGGGTTGAAGTATATGGCAACACCGGGGATATCCGGATATACGATCCCACCGGGCGGGCGTCTTACTACGAGTTCAAGGTGAACCCAAGGGATATTCCCCTGAAGGGAGACTGGGTTGCCCTCAGAACCAACGGCCTGCTCGCATCTTTTGCCCTGGGTTTATGAGACCATACCGAAAATGAGGCCGATTCCCGGGACCATATAGATGCTTTCAGTTGTGCTTATGGGGATCAGCCTCTCAATGGATGCATGCGCGGTATCGATCAGCGCCGGTGTAAGCATACCGGGCTTACAGAAGTTTCACATATTCCGCGCATCGTCCTTTTTCGGTATTTTTCAGTTTCTCA from Treponema primitia ZAS-2 includes:
- a CDS encoding acyl-CoA dehydratase activase yields the protein MTNEFSSLRLGIDVGSTTVKVVVMEPQSKKVLFSRYKRHNAYQAETVHALLTEVISLFPGVEFKAAVCGSGGKPIAEALHAHYIQEVVANAVAVRTFYPQARVAVELGGQDAKVVFFYYDEGVKRLVASDMRMNGSCAGGTGAFIDEVASLLRVPVEEFEALASRGTAVYDISGRCGVFAKTDIQPLLNQGGLPEDIALSAFHAIVKQTIGGLAQGLELKPPIIFEGGPLTFNPTLIRVFAERLGLKPADIIRPENPETLIAYGTALSLDEMFADSPLVFHVEKALMALVHFRERISAEVPVKKSQYFASPGERMVFEERHKLPPPPRADFKKGDKLRVYLGIDAGSTTSKFVLLDEHENVVDSFYSNNQGEPLRVIKKALVDLKKRYDDMGVALEIIALGTTGYGELLFDKAFGADYHTVETVAHAEAAQKYMDRVSFILDIGGQDMKAITIADGIVTNITLNEACSSGCGSFLETFASNLNIPVNKIADAAFNAKNPAELGSRCTVFMNSTIITEQKNGKQADDIMAGLCRSIIENVFTKVIRISNFSGLGDKIVVQGGTFKNNAVLRALEQYLEKPVIRAPYPGEMGAIGIALLTKKHITENGFTSPHGTAGRTRFIGLEAMAGFDYTQQTNVKCNFCTNNCNRTLVTFSYGNSAGPASGEAQATTWITGNRCERGEVIGSMDDSVIRERIKQINTRMDEVPDMIKFREKLLFRDYPFTLACPERNITIGLPRALDFWRTMPFFTVFFRALGFNIKVSNPSSKKLFEKGLQSVASDTVCFPAKLVHGHIHDLIESKVDRIFLPLFSHLPPDNPEPLSTYTCPVLKGYPLVVKYSDDPQRNWNIPLDSPVFHWFKQADRDHQLCRYMQKTYGIPREIVLKAIAQGDEALETFNTELVAEGARIIEEVEREGKFAVVITGRHYQFDELVNHQLSRYFTNWGIPVITVDALSGLKEVDLSRTMLDINNSNHARLLSGAILTARHPALEYVQIFSFGCGHDAIYTDEVTRLMKEISGKAPLILKLDESEVAGPLRIRVRSFIETVQARRERETGRMEVKPLRDPYPVKFTKKNKDKIFLIPNVSRAFCKVMSAAIGKQGFKVAPLPMGGKEAIQLGKKYVHNDSCFPAQMLIGEALAVLKSGEYNPDEVVVGTGKTYCDCRLVNYMVLTRKALDDAGYPQVPIYSTDIHDLKNIHPGFKLSELSFARAGWTLVMVEILENLRRKIRPYEFEKGETDRVFEISVDRITEALYRGGMLSALWAYRKAIKAIRAIRYDRTVRKPLVFITGEYLLTYHAGSNYYIEDYLEKNDMEVELPRMNDIYRNLMLMHIISKFKDYQVIYSKFEMLRAFAGDKFFDIAQRIMELSARKHPLYEPALQLPELAKYSDPFIDRSICSGESFLMAADILHRASEGVKSFILLQPFGCLPNHFAGRGIVKRIKEEYPGIQILALDYDPDTSFANIENRLQMLIMNTRIA
- a CDS encoding putative ABC transporter permease, with product MDSILSLDPKSLVFAFFFFSFSGWVGETIMESLVRKRFVSKGFFKGPWVPVHGVGGFAVYAAGFPLKARPILLFITSTLLCTAVEYLAALLLEKVFNKKCWDYDTYPFTWWCHYKKRIALTTSLFFGLVALVLVYFYWDLAMDIARFIGPQALFIIDLVLVTVFLVDAFFTIRKYIKNKIAGIENPIDGLL
- a CDS encoding HD domain-containing protein, with the translated sequence MKDIVLFGSIAKEILEHPVFSESKGFIQHGRISVYEHSLDVAKLSFSMGEFFKIADKESLVRGALLHDFFLYDWHKPEKMWSPHGWTHPVVAAENGRKYFNISDKEASIIRTHMWPYTLLHPPQYREGWIVCIADKICSALETLCRWRRSAV
- a CDS encoding MATE family efflux transporter, which produces MSDLANDNVPGNPSIQADAAERLGTDGVGKLLLRFSIPAITGMIVNALYNVVDRIFVGRWVNEMALGGLSLVMPLMTVSMAFAMLFGVGAANMISMRLGQGRKSEAENALNHCFWLLLISGIILMALQLIFLDPLLSILGAQQGSASLPYARSYYLIILYGQVFLSVGFGFSHCTRAQGFPAISMISMFIGAGINFILDPLLIFVFRWGVDGAAWATIIAQLAQAIWILAFSFSKKAVIRLRLRLLQRSSPRSFKPSPGIVTQIMAFGSAQFFLQFVMSAVQLIYNTSVGRYGVASLGVSNGGDIALSGMNINGSMAMLILMPVFGISQGAQPILGFNYGAKKFDRVFKAYRAAVVVATVICVLGFAMTELFPLQLVKLFAPIGSPALLRFTPWAMRVMMLLLPLNGFQIISANFFVVTGRPRTSIILSMLRQCLALIPCIFIFGRIWGLWGIVAAAPVADGVSFVATSIMILFEMKKLRAQMATS